A region from the Yoonia sp. GPGPB17 genome encodes:
- a CDS encoding helix-turn-helix domain-containing protein, whose amino-acid sequence MSTGQGGIAESKWQLLKTIEDIREPLGLKGTSISLLRAMISFLRVDSIDAARDDGHICFASNASLAKRAHVSVQTVERHITKLVSLGLLSRRSSGNGKRWARRDRHGNIVLATGLSLLPLAKRYHEFLRMAQEHQDLKSELARLRDMCSAALGDLKSRLSLSNWDESLLTKARNLLRRRPDKQALSDLLSEITVEISKISFEEPEDLRDTAPEIEGHKETSKSQSVKEDTSLKVEVDQDQMERAYPKLCLELRFAKNQDDCRRLMDDLAGFLDLGNTWFAIKDLGPALSFMILGYLLERTETISNHRGYAFRLVQDLTNKSLDWRTLLKRPRSN is encoded by the coding sequence ATGTCGACGGGGCAGGGAGGTATTGCCGAAAGCAAATGGCAACTCCTCAAAACAATCGAAGACATCCGAGAGCCACTCGGGCTGAAGGGAACATCAATCTCCCTTCTAAGAGCGATGATCTCATTCTTGCGCGTAGATAGCATCGACGCTGCCAGAGACGATGGACATATCTGCTTTGCGTCGAATGCCTCATTGGCGAAACGTGCGCATGTCAGTGTTCAGACCGTTGAGCGCCACATCACGAAACTGGTTTCCTTGGGCCTGTTAAGCCGTAGATCAAGCGGGAATGGGAAACGTTGGGCTCGTAGAGACCGGCACGGTAACATTGTGTTGGCTACAGGTCTTTCACTGTTGCCTCTCGCAAAACGCTACCATGAGTTCCTGCGCATGGCACAAGAACACCAAGACCTCAAAAGCGAACTGGCAAGGCTCAGAGATATGTGCTCAGCGGCCCTGGGTGACCTCAAATCGCGCCTGTCGCTCTCAAATTGGGACGAAAGCCTTCTCACCAAGGCCCGCAACCTTCTAAGGCGGCGACCAGACAAACAGGCTTTGAGCGATCTTCTGAGTGAAATCACCGTGGAAATCTCGAAGATAAGCTTCGAAGAACCGGAAGATTTGAGGGACACTGCCCCCGAAATTGAGGGGCACAAAGAGACATCCAAGAGTCAGTCAGTAAAAGAAGATACTTCTTTGAAAGTTGAAGTTGACCAAGATCAGATGGAACGCGCCTACCCAAAGCTGTGCCTGGAACTCAGGTTTGCAAAGAACCAAGACGACTGCCGTCGCCTGATGGACGATCTAGCTGGCTTTCTAGATCTTGGGAACACGTGGTTTGCGATCAAGGACCTTGGTCCAGCGCTTAGCTTCATGATATTGGGCTATTTGCTGGAACGTACAGAAACGATCAGCAATCATCGTGGATATGCATTCAGACTCGTCCAAGACTTGACCAACAAGAGCCTTGATTGGCGCACGCTTCTGAAGAGGCCAAGATCGAATTGA
- a CDS encoding nucleotidyl transferase AbiEii/AbiGii toxin family protein, with protein sequence MARDPYAAQVALLVRILPLVAKEEIFALKGGTAINLFYRDLPRLSVDIDLTYLPIKDRTESLAEINAAMDRLVNSIEEGIAGARARRIEGGGGGATRLAARLGAAEIKIETSPVTRGVIHSPKLMTVSDAVQAEFGFAETQVVSFEDLYGGKLHAALDRQHPRDLFDVKLLYENEALTDALFRALLIYVASSPRPAHELLNPNFADLEQHYAQEFLGMTKDPVSLDELVAVRARLVDEIRARLDDDAQAFLLGLHNAEPNFDAIGLPQAADLPAVKWKLLNLRKLIENNPAKHDEQRAELLTLWTQ encoded by the coding sequence ATGGCGCGTGACCCCTATGCGGCACAGGTCGCGCTCTTGGTCCGGATTCTGCCGCTCGTAGCGAAAGAGGAAATCTTCGCGCTTAAGGGCGGAACCGCGATCAATCTGTTCTATCGAGACTTGCCACGCCTCTCTGTTGATATCGATCTGACCTATTTGCCGATTAAGGACCGCACTGAGAGCCTTGCCGAGATCAATGCGGCGATGGACCGGTTGGTGAATTCGATTGAGGAAGGCATTGCAGGTGCTAGGGCGCGGCGCATTGAGGGTGGTGGGGGAGGGGCCACACGGTTGGCCGCACGGCTTGGCGCAGCCGAGATCAAAATCGAAACATCTCCAGTGACACGCGGCGTCATCCACTCTCCAAAACTGATGACGGTTTCGGATGCGGTTCAGGCGGAATTTGGATTTGCAGAAACGCAAGTTGTTTCCTTTGAAGACCTGTACGGTGGCAAGCTTCATGCGGCTCTTGACCGACAGCACCCGAGAGACCTCTTCGACGTCAAGCTCCTCTATGAAAACGAGGCTCTGACTGACGCGTTGTTTCGAGCGCTCTTGATCTATGTTGCCAGCTCCCCTCGGCCCGCGCATGAGCTCCTAAATCCGAACTTCGCTGACCTCGAGCAACACTACGCGCAAGAATTCCTAGGTATGACAAAAGACCCAGTCAGCCTAGACGAGCTTGTCGCCGTTCGGGCGCGATTGGTTGATGAAATCCGGGCACGTCTTGATGATGACGCGCAGGCCTTCTTGCTCGGCTTGCACAATGCCGAACCCAACTTTGATGCGATTGGACTTCCTCAGGCCGCTGACTTGCCAGCGGTCAAATGGAAGCTGCTGAATCTCCGAAAGCTGATCGAAAATAACCCCGCTAAACACGATGAACAGAGAGCAGAGCTTCTCACGCTTTGGACACAGTAG
- a CDS encoding ATPase, T2SS/T4P/T4SS family, translating to MSLSYLQTSLDRINAAARDDVIEICINPDGTCWGEFQGDHFMRKLDQKLTATEVKDLGNQIASSANTTMSKDRPIVSVSITYKGRPIRAQVINPPAVLSAMSISLRFFSSLPLDGIALDFLYGKERKLEELRLEKTRELREVVAAGVIDDALAFCVENKLNMIVSGGTSTGKTVAARKILSHVPSVERIVTIEEAAELLPTQPNAVTLIASRDAEFLTADVLLTATLRMRPDRIILGEVRGKEAMTFLEAINTGHGGSMTTLHAETPQLAVQRLAIAALKTEFPMTYADMIQYIENSIDVIIQAGRHDGRRGITEFYLPGITEIGVSR from the coding sequence ATGTCGCTGAGCTATCTCCAGACCTCCCTCGACCGGATCAACGCCGCCGCTCGCGACGATGTCATCGAGATCTGCATCAACCCCGACGGGACCTGCTGGGGAGAATTCCAGGGCGATCACTTCATGAGAAAGCTGGACCAGAAGCTGACCGCGACAGAAGTGAAGGACCTCGGCAACCAGATCGCCTCCTCTGCCAATACAACGATGAGCAAGGACCGCCCGATCGTCTCGGTCTCGATCACCTACAAGGGCCGCCCTATCCGGGCACAGGTCATCAACCCGCCCGCCGTGCTCTCGGCGATGTCGATCAGCCTGCGATTCTTTTCAAGCCTGCCACTTGATGGGATCGCGCTTGATTTCCTATATGGCAAAGAACGCAAGCTTGAAGAACTCCGCCTCGAGAAAACCCGCGAACTCCGCGAGGTGGTGGCCGCAGGCGTGATCGACGATGCCCTGGCCTTCTGCGTCGAGAACAAGCTCAACATGATCGTCTCAGGCGGCACCTCCACCGGCAAGACCGTCGCCGCGCGGAAGATCCTCTCTCATGTGCCGTCTGTCGAACGCATTGTTACCATCGAGGAAGCCGCCGAACTTCTACCGACCCAGCCAAATGCCGTGACGCTCATCGCCAGTCGCGACGCGGAGTTCCTGACCGCCGATGTGCTGCTCACCGCGACGCTGCGCATGCGCCCGGACCGGATCATCCTGGGCGAGGTGCGTGGGAAAGAGGCCATGACGTTCCTCGAGGCGATCAACACCGGCCATGGCGGGTCCATGACCACCCTGCACGCCGAGACCCCGCAACTCGCCGTGCAGCGCCTCGCCATCGCTGCGCTCAAGACCGAATTCCCAATGACCTATGCCGACATGATCCAGTACATCGAAAACTCCATCGACGTGATCATCCAGGCCGGTCGCCACGACGGCCGACGTGGCATCACAGAATTCTACCTCCCCGGAATAACAGAGATCGGAGTTTCCCGATGA
- the repB gene encoding plasmid partitioning protein RepB, whose protein sequence is MARKSLQDLSGIAKTIAESRPQPKGRTSKPAAPALGALQGSLSAIRELDPALIDDWGPKDRLDGFTAVNSDEDADGFEVLKASIEENGQQVPILVRKAETDGRFEIIYGRRRLRACHELGLKVRANVQDLDDATALLAKGLENAARRNLSFYEKARFAAVIQAAGHDTKTVRQVLSLSKSGLSHLTKVTDNIPDDVGDQIGAAPKSGRPKWTALAEAFLSKKVNASSCFAILAKLSTELTSDDQLDQLLKEITRRGARPSEGREVTPVPGVTIKSGRGSIALSIKRAGESAAFAEWLDQELEDIIKKSYQKFTAVNPEDDTRG, encoded by the coding sequence ATGGCGCGTAAATCACTTCAAGACCTCAGCGGCATTGCCAAGACAATTGCGGAGTCCCGCCCACAGCCTAAAGGCCGCACTTCAAAACCAGCCGCACCGGCTCTGGGGGCCCTTCAGGGTTCGCTCTCAGCTATTCGCGAGCTGGACCCGGCCCTGATCGACGACTGGGGTCCTAAGGACCGCCTCGACGGGTTTACAGCTGTAAACTCCGACGAGGATGCCGACGGCTTTGAAGTCCTCAAGGCCAGCATCGAGGAGAATGGCCAGCAAGTCCCTATCTTGGTCCGCAAAGCAGAGACAGATGGACGGTTTGAAATCATCTACGGACGCAGAAGACTACGTGCCTGCCATGAACTCGGCCTAAAAGTCCGCGCCAATGTTCAAGATCTCGACGACGCGACTGCACTTCTAGCCAAAGGCCTTGAGAATGCTGCGCGGCGCAATCTGTCCTTTTATGAGAAAGCAAGGTTTGCCGCAGTCATTCAAGCCGCAGGACACGACACCAAAACCGTGCGGCAAGTCCTCAGCCTGTCTAAGTCGGGGCTATCGCATCTGACTAAAGTTACGGACAACATCCCAGACGATGTGGGCGACCAAATCGGAGCCGCGCCTAAGTCGGGACGGCCTAAATGGACCGCGCTAGCTGAAGCGTTCCTCTCAAAGAAAGTAAACGCATCATCGTGTTTTGCGATCTTGGCAAAACTGAGCACTGAGCTGACGTCGGACGACCAGCTTGATCAACTCCTCAAAGAGATCACGCGTCGGGGCGCGCGCCCGAGCGAGGGCAGGGAGGTCACGCCCGTTCCAGGCGTCACGATCAAATCTGGCCGTGGATCAATCGCACTGTCCATCAAAAGGGCAGGGGAGAGCGCTGCCTTTGCGGAGTGGCTCGACCAGGAACTCGAAGACATCATCAAGAAATCCTACCAGAAGTTTACAGCTGTAAACCCTGAGGATGACACCAGAGGCTAG
- a CDS encoding type IV secretion system protein: protein MSVVTYFVETSQGYLDTAAETQFGSVAATVGTLLVLGTTLVVIFVFLNMIYQYKAMDGRTAFWLAVKIGLIGVFATNWVQFNALSAAILAGIDSIAGALVASVGGGTPGPSGTFAEEFDRLIAELGDYLNAAGSELNWMAGAMLDIVGVLLLSILGGLAAFILVASRLMIALLIGIAPVMIFLTLFEVTKDYFARWLSALVSFALYPIVVVSVFATITGVSSALIGELGDPEGASNIGALIPFFMMVLMAKGFIIATPFIVRAISGNIMMPALSGGLGGGYNFARAAMGSQQAYNRYLIGGASGAEYAALRARQFFGVQQMPVRQGMGQTGQASATGSPGAGSQMLAQLARLGRLGRR from the coding sequence ATGAGCGTTGTCACCTATTTCGTTGAAACCTCCCAAGGCTACCTCGACACCGCTGCTGAAACCCAGTTCGGCTCGGTCGCAGCGACTGTCGGCACCCTGCTCGTGCTTGGAACGACGCTGGTCGTGATCTTCGTCTTTCTGAACATGATCTACCAGTACAAGGCAATGGACGGGCGCACCGCCTTCTGGCTCGCGGTCAAGATCGGGCTCATCGGAGTATTCGCGACCAACTGGGTGCAGTTCAACGCGCTTTCCGCCGCTATCCTGGCGGGCATCGACAGCATTGCGGGCGCGCTTGTCGCCTCGGTCGGTGGCGGTACCCCGGGTCCCTCTGGAACTTTTGCCGAAGAGTTTGACAGGCTGATCGCGGAGTTGGGGGACTACTTGAACGCCGCTGGTTCCGAGTTGAACTGGATGGCCGGGGCCATGCTCGACATTGTCGGGGTGCTGTTGCTTTCGATCCTCGGAGGGCTGGCTGCCTTTATCCTCGTGGCATCCCGTCTGATGATCGCACTTCTAATCGGGATTGCCCCAGTGATGATATTCCTGACCCTCTTCGAAGTGACCAAAGACTACTTCGCACGCTGGCTGTCCGCGCTGGTTTCCTTCGCGCTTTACCCCATCGTCGTGGTAAGCGTGTTCGCGACGATCACCGGCGTTTCCTCCGCTCTGATAGGCGAGCTAGGAGATCCGGAAGGGGCATCAAATATCGGTGCGCTCATCCCCTTCTTCATGATGGTGCTCATGGCCAAGGGCTTCATCATCGCCACGCCGTTTATCGTCCGCGCGATCTCGGGAAACATCATGATGCCCGCCCTCTCCGGCGGTCTTGGCGGCGGCTACAACTTCGCCCGCGCCGCGATGGGCAGCCAGCAAGCCTACAACCGCTACCTAATCGGTGGGGCAAGCGGCGCGGAATATGCCGCCCTTAGAGCGCGGCAATTCTTCGGAGTGCAGCAGATGCCGGTGCGGCAGGGGATGGGACAGACGGGTCAGGCAAGCGCCACTGGGTCACCGGGGGCCGGGTCCCAGATGCTGGCCCAACTGGCACGTTTGGGACGGCTTGGACGAAGGTAA
- a CDS encoding type IV secretory system conjugative DNA transfer family protein — protein MGRGRLAIGVMLVTLVAIAMGYVIASAVLTFRDLGLQADIDFFYIAENYFALREVRPDDFRLINLIMGGAGVVGLLMSLAMSGSALTRFGYTHWQTRREMKRNGFFGKPGTGFVIGKLGKPSSRASFLCSKTYPHALIVAPTGRGKTTGFVIPNLLTWQGSTVVLDVKGECFEASARHRAAQGDEVFRFAPTDWDDKRTHRYNPLLRIYELADPARQQMELQLLATLFLQNDNDRVQGLLKGGIDLFAAAGLLAFQRRRPTLGEIYRIAASGGNKQKEYLARSHEVENDAARLIFTRLASTNNDTLTSYVSLLMTSGLDQWQNPAIDDATAVSDFDFRTIRKKPFSVYLVVQPLMVKPLAPLIRLFFSDLLSALQDKEPGSDEPWPVMIMLDEFNRLGKMPIVAESIEVLRAYRGHLAVVTQTIPAIDEIYGENTRRALQGNAGIKLYLTPSDEKTVEELSKAVGKTTKTVVTRSRAVGKNPFEGRSQSERTEEVSLLPEDEARRLPLDEIVVVVDAQMPVRAKRVVYFEDPFFKKIHASQKGELPFPDLSVPPMGELPLSVRAMPTAPRGPGLTEQDLEARMGTSEHNTGTSRDDDTILDALRDRAVILADDQRQFEMNFEAQNELSVVTAGADDVALVEDALGDLERFEGEISGDTTIREKVRNS, from the coding sequence ATGGGAAGAGGTCGTCTTGCCATCGGCGTGATGCTGGTCACGCTCGTGGCCATCGCCATGGGCTATGTGATCGCCTCCGCTGTCCTGACCTTCCGTGATCTGGGCTTACAGGCCGATATCGACTTCTTCTACATCGCCGAGAACTACTTCGCTTTGAGGGAGGTTCGACCAGACGACTTCCGACTCATTAACCTGATCATGGGTGGGGCAGGGGTCGTGGGTCTTTTGATGAGTCTCGCCATGTCCGGCTCGGCATTGACCCGCTTTGGATACACCCACTGGCAGACCCGCCGCGAAATGAAGCGCAATGGGTTCTTCGGAAAGCCCGGCACCGGGTTCGTGATCGGTAAGCTCGGAAAGCCATCCTCACGCGCGTCGTTCCTATGCTCGAAGACCTATCCACACGCGTTGATCGTTGCACCGACCGGTCGCGGTAAGACCACCGGCTTCGTGATCCCGAACCTTCTGACGTGGCAGGGCTCGACGGTCGTACTTGATGTGAAGGGTGAGTGTTTTGAGGCGTCTGCCCGTCACCGCGCGGCGCAGGGAGATGAGGTGTTTCGTTTCGCACCGACCGATTGGGACGACAAGCGCACACATCGCTACAATCCACTTTTGCGGATTTACGAGCTAGCTGACCCGGCGCGTCAACAGATGGAGTTGCAGCTGCTAGCGACCCTCTTCCTGCAAAACGACAATGACCGTGTGCAGGGGCTTCTCAAAGGCGGCATCGACCTCTTCGCCGCCGCGGGGCTCTTGGCATTCCAGCGCAGGCGCCCGACCCTCGGCGAAATCTACCGCATCGCAGCCTCGGGCGGAAATAAGCAGAAAGAATATCTGGCACGGTCGCACGAGGTGGAGAATGACGCGGCGAGATTGATATTCACGCGGCTGGCCTCGACCAACAACGACACCCTTACGTCTTATGTCTCTCTCCTCATGACGTCGGGACTCGATCAATGGCAGAACCCGGCCATCGATGATGCGACAGCGGTTTCGGATTTCGACTTCCGCACCATCCGTAAGAAGCCGTTCAGTGTCTACTTGGTGGTTCAACCGCTCATGGTAAAACCGCTCGCGCCGCTCATCCGGCTCTTCTTTTCAGACCTGTTGTCGGCCTTGCAGGACAAGGAGCCAGGATCAGATGAGCCCTGGCCTGTCATGATCATGCTCGACGAGTTCAACCGGCTCGGGAAGATGCCGATTGTCGCCGAGAGCATAGAGGTCTTGCGGGCTTATCGAGGGCACTTGGCGGTCGTCACACAGACAATCCCTGCCATCGATGAGATTTACGGCGAGAACACGCGGCGAGCGCTGCAGGGCAATGCGGGCATTAAGCTGTACCTCACGCCCTCCGACGAGAAGACCGTAGAGGAGTTAAGCAAGGCCGTAGGCAAGACCACAAAGACTGTGGTGACGCGCTCTCGAGCAGTTGGTAAGAACCCCTTTGAGGGGCGAAGTCAGTCGGAGCGAACCGAAGAGGTCTCGCTCCTGCCCGAGGATGAGGCTCGTCGGTTGCCACTTGATGAGATCGTCGTGGTTGTCGATGCCCAAATGCCTGTAAGGGCGAAGCGGGTGGTGTATTTTGAGGACCCGTTCTTCAAGAAGATACATGCGTCGCAGAAGGGGGAGCTTCCGTTTCCGGACCTCTCAGTTCCGCCAATGGGCGAGTTGCCGTTGAGCGTTCGGGCAATGCCGACCGCGCCGCGTGGGCCCGGTCTGACCGAGCAAGACCTGGAAGCGAGAATGGGGACAAGTGAGCACAATACAGGCACGTCCCGAGATGACGATACAATACTGGATGCGCTACGGGATCGCGCGGTTATCCTTGCCGATGATCAGCGCCAGTTTGAGATGAATTTCGAGGCCCAGAACGAGTTGAGTGTGGTGACAGCAGGTGCGGATGATGTTGCGCTGGTTGAAGATGCGCTTGGAGATCTTGAGCGGTTTGAGGGAGAGATTTCTGGCGACACTACGATCCGCGAGAAGGTCAGAAACTCATAG
- a CDS encoding transposase — MSRSKRLSEHEKMEIVREAAEGVSTSKLGERFGVTSRAVRYVLKADEDRQKNTAVATAAVTVKLTPVELEALDGVFATAGIETRTEGLRRLMQAAGGTFVPDVQLAAEMVRYRASLNDLGNGVAQLTKRMVEANQAGQGIAPFSELQLAQLRGLARFVLDSADEIDLLVRQRRDAMQLEVNAALREFAHAAE, encoded by the coding sequence ATGTCCCGATCGAAACGACTGAGCGAGCATGAGAAGATGGAGATCGTTCGCGAGGCCGCGGAAGGTGTCTCGACGTCGAAGCTTGGCGAGCGCTTCGGGGTGACGTCGCGGGCGGTTCGGTATGTCCTGAAGGCCGACGAAGATAGGCAAAAGAATACTGCCGTGGCGACGGCAGCCGTGACCGTAAAGCTGACGCCCGTGGAGCTAGAGGCTCTCGATGGCGTGTTTGCTACTGCGGGGATTGAGACGCGCACAGAAGGGCTCAGACGGCTCATGCAGGCGGCAGGCGGCACCTTCGTTCCGGACGTCCAACTGGCCGCCGAAATGGTGCGCTATCGTGCGTCTTTGAATGACCTGGGGAACGGGGTCGCGCAGCTCACGAAACGGATGGTGGAAGCCAATCAAGCGGGGCAGGGGATAGCGCCTTTCTCCGAGCTGCAGCTCGCCCAGTTGCGCGGACTGGCGCGGTTTGTATTGGACTCTGCGGATGAGATCGACCTGCTCGTACGCCAGCGTCGCGACGCGATGCAGCTGGAGGTCAACGCCGCCTTGAGGGAGTTTGCCCATGCCGCAGAATGA
- a CDS encoding relaxase/mobilization nuclease domain-containing protein, producing the protein MPQNDAVDAVTGEVFQDGWSRIRGSMQGLHVAKQKQLIRAAAGHRAAVFKAIRGGGTNSKSELSNQLGYLTTKSTHIVDSSGFLDGKAKLEPKEIKNLAERFAKRWSAGFKPKLGQTTHMLLSYPIGTRGEDVRDITAAVAERFFQTDEGHFDYIIAVHEDRDHPHAHIVLNRRSQEGEFFFLGRDHRFNYDDFRLAMVEEAETFGVRLEATRRVDRGIVHYPARTREVYAAKEEGRAPEPRPRVGADSERALAEIANTRKVFHSLAAEASREAREDISDALFRAGELLARGGKLNLDGGVYMAEEQSFDDLKIRYAEQVERVQNVIADKPEAERPALERRLNDIQSRLAHMQPLGLRSVTLTEKPSEGGVYSEANIDRDQLERLREPDVRAQVDTALRGTGISSSVVIARMETGAQNAALERQWIADDLQRVAESDGLNLERRSDLETARETLNRAHVQLGITLERNEVLRDDGVIEEQQEELFTDRGERLTEAKTQTDTDREASETPRLDGEVQRVIDHERAGNLTSPFQDEAQGLSYREAVERELAEEQIDQLREGDVDVLKDQIDDRLDRLYAAKAYLKSDAATANSEAARVVVEEIGDREYELHRADLVDGESERGETH; encoded by the coding sequence ATGCCGCAGAATGACGCCGTAGATGCCGTCACTGGGGAGGTGTTCCAGGATGGCTGGAGCCGCATCCGGGGCTCGATGCAGGGGCTTCATGTTGCCAAGCAGAAGCAGCTAATCCGAGCGGCAGCAGGTCATCGTGCAGCGGTGTTCAAAGCGATCCGTGGCGGAGGCACGAACTCCAAATCTGAGCTCTCTAACCAGCTTGGATATCTGACCACGAAGTCCACCCACATCGTCGACAGTTCGGGCTTCCTCGATGGCAAGGCGAAACTGGAACCGAAGGAGATCAAGAACCTGGCGGAGCGTTTCGCGAAACGCTGGAGCGCGGGGTTCAAGCCGAAGCTTGGGCAGACAACACACATGCTCCTCTCCTACCCTATCGGAACGCGCGGCGAGGATGTTCGAGACATCACAGCAGCTGTCGCCGAGAGGTTCTTTCAGACTGACGAAGGACACTTCGATTACATCATTGCGGTCCATGAGGACCGGGATCATCCCCATGCCCACATTGTTCTGAACCGGCGCTCCCAAGAGGGGGAGTTCTTTTTCCTCGGGCGGGACCACAGGTTCAACTACGATGACTTCCGCTTGGCGATGGTCGAGGAGGCGGAGACGTTCGGCGTGCGTCTCGAAGCCACCCGACGGGTTGATCGGGGTATTGTACATTATCCGGCACGCACCCGCGAGGTTTATGCCGCCAAGGAAGAGGGCAGGGCTCCTGAGCCTCGGCCACGGGTTGGGGCTGACTCGGAGCGCGCGCTGGCCGAGATCGCGAACACGAGGAAGGTGTTCCATTCGCTCGCCGCGGAGGCCTCGCGAGAAGCCCGCGAGGATATATCCGATGCGCTTTTCCGAGCCGGAGAGCTTTTGGCGCGAGGCGGAAAACTGAATTTGGACGGAGGTGTCTATATGGCCGAGGAGCAGAGCTTCGATGATCTAAAGATCCGCTACGCAGAACAGGTCGAGCGCGTGCAGAACGTGATTGCTGACAAGCCTGAGGCAGAGCGCCCGGCCCTGGAGCGTCGCCTCAACGATATCCAGTCGCGTCTGGCACACATGCAGCCGCTTGGGTTGCGATCGGTGACGCTCACTGAGAAGCCATCAGAAGGCGGGGTCTACTCGGAAGCCAATATTGACCGCGATCAGTTGGAGCGGCTGCGGGAGCCGGACGTCCGGGCGCAGGTCGACACTGCTCTCAGGGGAACAGGGATTAGCTCTTCGGTGGTCATCGCTCGGATGGAGACGGGGGCACAAAACGCGGCGCTCGAACGGCAGTGGATTGCGGATGATCTGCAGCGGGTGGCAGAATCCGACGGGCTGAATCTGGAGCGTCGTTCCGATCTGGAGACCGCCCGCGAGACGCTCAATCGTGCCCATGTGCAGCTTGGGATCACGCTAGAGCGAAATGAGGTTTTGCGTGACGACGGCGTCATTGAGGAGCAGCAGGAAGAGCTGTTCACAGATCGAGGTGAAAGGCTGACCGAGGCCAAAACTCAGACTGATACCGACCGAGAGGCGTCTGAGACCCCTCGCTTGGACGGAGAGGTACAGCGGGTCATCGACCATGAGCGCGCTGGCAATCTGACTTCACCGTTCCAGGATGAGGCTCAGGGGCTGAGCTATCGCGAAGCCGTCGAACGTGAGCTCGCCGAAGAGCAGATCGACCAATTGCGCGAGGGGGATGTCGATGTTCTGAAAGACCAGATCGACGACCGCCTTGACCGCCTCTACGCGGCAAAAGCCTACCTGAAATCCGATGCTGCGACGGCCAATAGCGAAGCCGCGCGCGTCGTCGTCGAAGAGATTGGTGACCGCGAATACGAGCTACACCGGGCCGACCTTGTGGACGGTGAAAGCGAGCGTGGGGAAACTCACTGA
- a CDS encoding type IV toxin-antitoxin system AbiEi family antitoxin domain-containing protein — MSTETTGKLQRVLNAVPNGYMVDAKWLTQNGIAYETFRDYVNRGWLNRVAQGVFQRPDGTAISEDPIDWRACLLSLQHIMKRNLHVGGTAALAEQGYSHYLPFGQTPALWVYGSDIPNWLAKLPLNRNVITRKPTLFEDTSLGLMEGTAGNNVMTSNGWRLTTSTLERAILEAIDELPDDESFHNLDMTFEGLTTLRPRLLTELLKTCRKIKTKRLFFVFADKHNHAWNKQLDAANFDLGKGDRAFVKGGKMHPRYRIMVPTDFVPGEDADGA, encoded by the coding sequence ATGAGCACTGAAACGACAGGAAAACTACAGAGGGTTCTCAATGCGGTTCCAAATGGCTACATGGTGGATGCCAAGTGGTTGACACAGAACGGTATCGCCTATGAAACCTTCCGAGACTACGTGAACCGAGGATGGTTGAACCGTGTTGCGCAAGGTGTTTTCCAACGCCCAGATGGAACCGCCATCTCTGAAGACCCCATAGATTGGCGCGCCTGTCTGCTTTCCTTGCAGCATATCATGAAGCGAAACCTTCATGTGGGCGGCACAGCCGCTTTGGCTGAACAAGGCTACAGCCACTACCTGCCTTTCGGACAGACGCCCGCACTGTGGGTCTATGGATCAGATATCCCAAACTGGCTTGCAAAGCTGCCACTCAACCGCAACGTCATAACCCGCAAGCCCACACTCTTTGAGGATACGTCTCTAGGGCTCATGGAGGGCACCGCTGGCAATAATGTCATGACGTCAAATGGCTGGCGGCTCACCACGTCTACGCTAGAGCGCGCAATACTGGAAGCCATAGATGAACTGCCTGACGACGAGAGCTTTCACAACCTTGATATGACCTTTGAAGGCCTCACTACGCTGCGACCCCGCCTGCTGACTGAGCTTCTGAAGACCTGCCGCAAGATTAAGACCAAGCGCTTGTTCTTTGTCTTCGCCGACAAGCACAACCACGCCTGGAACAAGCAACTCGATGCGGCAAATTTTGATCTTGGAAAAGGGGATCGCGCCTTTGTCAAAGGCGGGAAGATGCATCCACGTTACAGGATCATGGTTCCGACGGATTTTGTGCCAGGGGAGGATGCTGATGGCGCGTGA